In Rhipicephalus microplus isolate Deutch F79 chromosome 9, USDA_Rmic, whole genome shotgun sequence, one genomic interval encodes:
- the LOC119163477 gene encoding uncharacterized protein LOC119163477, whose translation MNAYALLTLLILGHLCQIQAATLSGPAMTKDDAKKLLTEELSRSIVDHRAELIEALKRIKGKFDETSEQIHPVVATVVVPVVKVLVNGAASGAVGALVGKLLESDRDKSPAPSL comes from the exons ATGAATGCCTACGCACTTTTGACTCTCCTCATCCTGGGACATTTGTGCC AAATTCAAGCGGCCACGCTGAGTGGGCCAGCAATGACGAAGGATGATGCGAAGAAGCTGCTCACCGAGGAACTTTCTCGTTCCATCGTGGACCACCGTGCCGAACTCATCGAGGCTCTGAAGCGAATCAAAGGCAAATTCGATGAAACCAGCGAGCAGATCCATCCTGTCGTTGCGACCGTAGTAGTTCCCGTAGTGAAGGTCCTCGTAAACGGTGCCGCATCTGGAGCTGTTGGAGCTCTTGTCGGAAAGTTACTTGAATCAGACCGAGATAAGTCTCCCGCCCCATCCTTGTGA